Part of the Nitrosophilus alvini genome, CAACATTTTTTGTCGTTATGACACTCTATCTTTTTGGAGGAGAGATAATAAAAGGATTCAGTTTTACTTTGCTGATAGGTATAGTAGTAGGTACGTACAGCTCTATTTTCGTAGCTTCTCCATTGTTGATGTGGCTTGGATTTGACCTTGCAAATTATAAGAAGAAACTGGCCGAAAAGCTTAAAAGAAAACAGGAAAAAGAGAGAATGAGAGCTATGTATGAGCAAGGGGTTGTGTAAAGATGTTCAAGTTTCCTCTCTTTTAAAAAGGAGCACCAATGGATTGGGGTAAAGTCGTATATATGTTTTTTGCTCTTATGAGCCTTACAACAACCGCGGGATTTTTATACGAAAACAATGAAGTCTCTCTTTTTATCGCTGCAAGTATAAATCTTGCATCAACTATTTTGAAAATAGGTGTAAGAAGCCTTCTTTCTGCTGAACTGTTGGCAAGTTCTCTTGTGGCCGATCTTCATTTGATACCAGCTTTTTTCTTTCTTGAATTTGCCGGTGATGATAAAGCCGCGATTGCTCTTGCAATAGGAGCGATAGTAGCAAACGTGTTTTCACTTGCGCTTGTTCTTGTAGAAGCGATGAAGAGCGAAGAAAAATTTTAATATATTTAGACCTAAAATTATCAATCTATTTGATAATAATGTGAACTGACAAAAGGAGTGTAATGAGTTACAATCCCAAAGAGATTGAACAAAAATGGCAGAAATACTGGATTGAAAACGACTCTTTTGAACCGCAAAACGATTATAGAAAAGAGAAGAGATATATTTTGAGTATGTTTCCCTATCCCAGTGGAAGAATACATATGGGACATGTAAGAAACTACTGTATAGGCGATGCTATAGCCAGATATTACAGAAAAAGCGGCAAAAATGTTTTGCATCCCATCGGGTGGGATGCATTTGGCATGCCGGCGGAAAATGCTGCTATAAAAAACAGAGTACATCCGAAGAAATGGACATATGAAAATATTGAATATATGAGAAAAGAGCTTGACGCTTTGGGTTTTTCCTTTTCGAAAAAAAGAGAGTTCGCCACATGTGATGAGCTTTATACGAAGTTTGAACAGGCATTTATCATAGATATGTGGGAAAAAGGTCTGATGTATAGAAAAAAAGGGACAGTCAATTGGTGTCCCCATGACCTTACTGTTCTCGCAAATGAACAGGTTATTGAAGGTAGATGCTGGAGATGTGATACCGAAGTTGTCCAAAAAGAGATGGATCAGTACTATATTAAGATAACCGATTATGCCCAGGAGCTTCTGGACAGTTTAGAAAAGCTTGAAAACGGCTGGCCGAAACAGGTCATAGCTATGCAGAGAAACTGGATAGGCAGAAGTGAAGGGCTAGAGTTCATGTTTCATTTCGATAAAGAGAGCATGGAAAAACTCAATTTTAAATTTGAAGGGTTTGAAGTATTTACCACAAGGCCCGATACGATATACGGCGTGAGCTATACAGCCCTTGCTCCTGAACACGATATCGTAAAGTATCTTGTCGAACACTCTTTATTGGATAAAGAGGCGGTAGAAAAAATCAAGAAGATGCAAAATACTCCTGCAAAGGAGAGAGCACAGGCTGAAAAAGAGGGGCTGTTTCTGGGACTTTACGTCACACATCCTATTACTCATAAAAAGATTCCGGTATGGGTTGCAAACTTTGTTCTTACAGAGTACGGAAGCGGTGCTGTTATGGCCGTTCCGGCTCATGACCAGAGAGACTATGAGTTTGCTTTAAAATACAACCTTCCCATAAAATATGTCATTAAACCAAAGAATGGAGAAATTGATACCTCAAAAGCCTACATTGAACCGGGAATACTTTTTGACAGTGGTGAATTTAGCGGCCTTTCAAGCGAAGAGGCAAAAAACAGAATTATAGAATATTTCGAAAAAAACTCACTAGGGAAAAAAACAGTAAATTTCAAACTCAAAGACTGGGGAGTGAGCCGCCAAAGATATTGGGGAACTCCTATTCCTTTGATAAAATGTGAAAAATGCGGAATCGTTCCGGAGAAGAAAGAGAATCTCCCGGTGGCTCTACCGGAAGATGTGGAAATAACCGGTGAAGGAAATCCTCTCGAAATTCATCCAACATGGAAATATACCAAATGTCCGAAATGCGGCAGCGATGCTATAAGGGAGACAGATACTCTTGATACATTTGTCGAGTCAAGCTGGTATTTTCTGAGATTTACCACAAATGAAAACGATTGGGAAAGGGTGCCTTTTACGAAAAAAGATATCGATTACTGGATGGAAGTAGACCAGTATATAGGGGGAATCGAACATGCCATACTGCATCTATTATATGCAAGGTTTTTTACAAAAGCACTAAGAGACCTTGGATATATCGATATAGACGAACCTTTTAAAAGACTTCTTACACAGGGAATGGTACTTAAAGACGGCGCAAAGATGAGTAAATCGAAAGGGAATGTGGTAGACCCCGATTCCATTATAGAAAAATACGGTGCCGATACAGCTAGACTCTTTATCCTTTTTGCAGCTCCTCCTTCAAAGGAACTCGAATGGAATGACAGTGCGGTCGAGGGAGCTTACAGGTTTATAAAAAGATTCTATGAAAAATCATCAGAAGCAAGAAAATGTGACTCTTTGCCTCAAATCGATCACTCTTCTTTGTCAAAAGAGGAGAAAGAGGCGAGAAAAAAAGTGTATGAAGCGCTTAAAAAGTCAAAAGATGTTTATGAGAAAAACTTTGCGTTCAATACCCTTATTGCCGCTTCTATGGAAGCTATGAACGCTTTGAATGCACAGAAAAACGAGGATGTCTGGACGGAAGGGTATTTTGTATTGCTCAATATTCTTGAACCGATAATTCCGCATATATGCTGGGAGCTCAGTGAAGAGCTTTTCGGACGCAATAACTTTAAAGAGATAGCTGTAAAAGAGGAGGTTTTTGAAGAGGCCAATATCACTCTTGCAGTTACGGTAAACGGAAAAAGAAGAGCCGAGATAGAAGTTTCAAAAGATGCCTCAAAAGAGGATATAATTGCACAAGCGAAAGAGACAGTCGCCAAGTGGATAGAAGGCAAAACAGTGGTAAAAGAGATAGTGGTCCCGGGAAGACTGGTAAATTTTGTAGTCAAATGAGATGTAAAAACAGAATAGAAGTTGTCACTGGACAAAAAACTGTCGATTGAGAACTATCGGCTGTATCCATTTAAATTTCAGGATAAACAGATGAAAAAATATTTTGTAATTTTGATTACAAATCTGCTTTTTTTAAATATTTTTACCGGATGCGGTTACAAGCCCGCATCGGTGCATGCGAAAAAGGTTTTAGGGGATAAAATATATACCGATGTGGAGATTTATCTAAGAGATCCCGAAAACTCCGTATTGATAAAAGATGCTGTAAATGAGGCGATAGTCAGCCGTTTTAAGGGAAAACTAACGGAAAAAGAGAAAGCTGATACTATACTTTCCGTAAAACTCAGAGGTGTAAGTTTTTCTCCTTTGCAGTATGATAAAAACGGATATGTTGTATATTACAGAGCAAGAGTCAGTCTCAATATAAAATATACAAACAAAGAAGAGACAAAGAGTTTTACAGTCACTGGAACCTATGACTTTCCGATAGAGCCAAATGCGGTTATTTCCGATTCCAAAAGATTTGAAGCAATTAGAGAGAGTTCAAAAAAAGCTTTGGATCAGTTTATATCAAAAATAACAATAACCGGATATCTTAAAAACAGAAATATATGAAAAATCTTCAAGATTTCCTCGCACAAAAACCTCTTTATTATAAAAAAATCGATCTGACAAGAATGCCAAAAGCCTATGAGTCGGTTAAAGATATTCTTGTAATTCCCAAAATAATTCATATAGTCGGAACCAACGGCAAAGGAAGTACAGGCCGCTTTTTAGCGCATATGCTTCATAAAAAAGGATTCAAAACAGGCCATTATACCTCACCTCATATAGTAAGATTCAATGAACGCATCTGGCTTGAGGGCAAAGATGTATCGGATGAGACTCTCGAAAATGCCCACATCCAACTTCAAAAAACTTTTCCTAAAAAGGTTGTCGAAAGTCTTAGCTATTTTGAGTACACCACTTTTCTTGCAATGAAAGTTTTCGAAGATTGTGATTATGTAGTTCTTGAGGCAGGTCTTGGAGGAGAGTATGACGCAACAAATGTATTTAGAAAAGTTTTGTCTCTCTTTACACCTATAGCCTATGACCATCAGGCATTTTTGGGAGAGGATATAGAATCCATTGCGAAAACTAAACTGAGAAGTATGGATAAAAGGGCAATCATCGGCTATCAAAAGTATAAAAAAATTTATGATATTGCTGAAGATATAGCAAAGCAAAAAGGTACTGAGCTTAAAAAAATAGACGATTTTTTAACAGAGAGTGAAAAAAAAGAGATCGAAGAGTTTATAAAAGAAACCGGCTTTGCCCCTTTTTTTGCACAAAATTGTCAGTTGGCCGCGGCTGCTTTCAAGGCCTTGGGTGAGGATTTCGAAAAAGAGCTTCTAAAAGATGTTAAAATAAGAGGCAGAATGGAAAAAATTGCCCCCAATATAACGATAGATGTAGGACATAATCCGCTTGCAGCCGAAGCGATAAAAACCGCAGTTAAAAAAAACAGTATTCTTGTTTATAACAGTTTTGAAGACAAAGATTGTAAAAAAGTGCTTTCTATACTGAAACCTGTTATAAAAAGAGTTGAAATTCTGGAAATTCCAAACGAGCGTGCGGTTGACAAAGAGTTACTTGTTTCTGTATTGAATGAGTTGGATATAGATTTTTGCCTGTTTGATAAAATTGATGAAAAAGAGAACTACCTGGTATTTGGATCATTCAGTGTGGTAGAGGAATTTTTGAGGATATATGAAAAGAAGATTTACAATAACAATCAGTGATGTTCATGGTGTAAAACAGTATACGCTGCATCAGATAATAAAAAAAATTGCCCTGTATTTGTTGGGCGGACTGCTTGCGATAATTTTAATAGGCGGTATTACTATTTTTTACCTTTTAAAAGAGGTAGACAGGCTTGAATACAAGAAAAAAGAGCTTTTGCTTGAAAATGAAGTTCTTAAAAAGAGCATAGAAGATAAAACAAAAAAGCTCGATGAGATCGGCGACAAACTGGAAGATATAGAAAAATTGATAGGACTAAAACCCCTTCCTGAAAGCAGTATCGTCGAAAGGATAGATACAGCTGCACTGACATCAAGGGAACTTGCGCTTATATTTGCAAATATTCCCAACGGCTCGCCGGTAGAGTATAGAGGTATAAGCGGGAGTTTCGGCTGGAGAAAACACCCCATAAAAAAAACAAAAGAGTTTCACAGAGGCATAGATCTCAGAGCGCCTATGAATACACCTGTATATGCACCTGCTGACGCTGTTGTAGAGTATGCGGCAAAGCATAAAAAAAGCGGATTCGGCAAACTTGTTATACTTGATCATAACTACGGTTTCAGGACATTTTACGGACATCTGAACAAGTTTGCAGTCAAACCGGGTGACTTTGTGAAGAAGGGCGATATTATAGGGTATACGGGAAATACAGGTCTTAGCAATGGTCCGCACCTGCATTATGAGATAAGGTTTATTGAAAGAGTGCTCAATCCCTACTATTTTATCAAATGGAACAGGAGCGATTTTGAGTATATATTTAAAAAAGTTAGGAGAGTGCCATGGGATTCTTTGGTAAAAACAGTAACGCGAAGCAGCCTTCCCAAAAAACAATTATCATCGAAGGAACTCACATCAGAGGGGAGATGAAGATAGAGTGCGCTCTTTATCTCGATGGTGTATACGAAGGCAAAATTGAATCAAGCAGCTCTGTAGTGATCGGGAAAAAGGGAAAAGTCACAGGAGAGGTTTATGCCGATAAAATTATAATAAACGGAGAGTTAAAAGGCATGATAGATGCCAGAAGTGTTGAAATTATGAGCGAAGGACGTGTTTTTGGCGAAATAGTGACCGATGAGATAGTGATAGAACCAAAAGGTCTGTTTGAAGGTGAGAGCAAAATCAGAAAAAATAGGAAGGAAGTGGGTGATTCAGGCGAAGATATTTGAATTTCTGAAAAATAACAAAGCTGATGTGATTATTGTCTCGAATGAGAAAGAGGCAAAAGAGGTTTGTGATGTTGCTGAGTATTTTGAACTGGACTTCACACCTTTTCCTGATTTCAGGGCAAGATATCCTGATGATTTAAGAAGTTTCAAAGAGGAAAGAGATGAACTTTTTGCTGCTCTTTGGAATTTTTATACGAAGGATACTTTAGCCGTTGTTCCTCTTGATACTGCTGCAAGACTTATGCCCTCAAGAAGATATTTTAAAAAATTCGATATAGAGTTTGCCGGAACTTTGAATCTGGCCGAAATCAAAGAGAGGCTTCTGTATTGGGGATACAGTTTTGTTGATATCGTAGAAGAGAAAGGCGAAGTTTCATTCAGAGGGGATATCATCGATATATTTCCCATAGATTCGGCTATGCCTTACAGAATCTCTCTTTTTGATGATGAAATAGAAAGTATAAGGCATTTTGAACCGGAAACTCAGAAGAGTATAAAAGAGGAGATAGAAAAGATAAGTATAATTCCGGCATTTCTGGCTTTGGAAAAAGAGGAGTATGAAAAGCTTGAAGCCAAAATTCTTGAGAGCGAGAGTGACGCTTTTATCAAAGATATAGATTCATTGGGTTTTTGGTACATTGAGGACAAAAAACCGCTGCTGCAGGGTAAGAGAGCTTTTTTTGCAAAAGATATGCAAAACGAAATAGATGATCTTTATCAAGCCAATACAGAAGGTTTTGTTCCAAAAAAGAGCCTTTGTTTTGAAACTATAGGCGAACCCACCGTTTGCAAA contains:
- a CDS encoding DUF6394 family protein, whose product is MDWGKVVYMFFALMSLTTTAGFLYENNEVSLFIAASINLASTILKIGVRSLLSAELLASSLVADLHLIPAFFFLEFAGDDKAAIALAIGAIVANVFSLALVLVEAMKSEEKF
- the leuS gene encoding leucine--tRNA ligase, with the protein product MSYNPKEIEQKWQKYWIENDSFEPQNDYRKEKRYILSMFPYPSGRIHMGHVRNYCIGDAIARYYRKSGKNVLHPIGWDAFGMPAENAAIKNRVHPKKWTYENIEYMRKELDALGFSFSKKREFATCDELYTKFEQAFIIDMWEKGLMYRKKGTVNWCPHDLTVLANEQVIEGRCWRCDTEVVQKEMDQYYIKITDYAQELLDSLEKLENGWPKQVIAMQRNWIGRSEGLEFMFHFDKESMEKLNFKFEGFEVFTTRPDTIYGVSYTALAPEHDIVKYLVEHSLLDKEAVEKIKKMQNTPAKERAQAEKEGLFLGLYVTHPITHKKIPVWVANFVLTEYGSGAVMAVPAHDQRDYEFALKYNLPIKYVIKPKNGEIDTSKAYIEPGILFDSGEFSGLSSEEAKNRIIEYFEKNSLGKKTVNFKLKDWGVSRQRYWGTPIPLIKCEKCGIVPEKKENLPVALPEDVEITGEGNPLEIHPTWKYTKCPKCGSDAIRETDTLDTFVESSWYFLRFTTNENDWERVPFTKKDIDYWMEVDQYIGGIEHAILHLLYARFFTKALRDLGYIDIDEPFKRLLTQGMVLKDGAKMSKSKGNVVDPDSIIEKYGADTARLFILFAAPPSKELEWNDSAVEGAYRFIKRFYEKSSEARKCDSLPQIDHSSLSKEEKEARKKVYEALKKSKDVYEKNFAFNTLIAASMEAMNALNAQKNEDVWTEGYFVLLNILEPIIPHICWELSEELFGRNNFKEIAVKEEVFEEANITLAVTVNGKRRAEIEVSKDASKEDIIAQAKETVAKWIEGKTVVKEIVVPGRLVNFVVK
- the lptE gene encoding LPS assembly lipoprotein LptE; protein product: MKKYFVILITNLLFLNIFTGCGYKPASVHAKKVLGDKIYTDVEIYLRDPENSVLIKDAVNEAIVSRFKGKLTEKEKADTILSVKLRGVSFSPLQYDKNGYVVYYRARVSLNIKYTNKEETKSFTVTGTYDFPIEPNAVISDSKRFEAIRESSKKALDQFISKITITGYLKNRNI
- a CDS encoding bifunctional folylpolyglutamate synthase/dihydrofolate synthase, whose protein sequence is MKNLQDFLAQKPLYYKKIDLTRMPKAYESVKDILVIPKIIHIVGTNGKGSTGRFLAHMLHKKGFKTGHYTSPHIVRFNERIWLEGKDVSDETLENAHIQLQKTFPKKVVESLSYFEYTTFLAMKVFEDCDYVVLEAGLGGEYDATNVFRKVLSLFTPIAYDHQAFLGEDIESIAKTKLRSMDKRAIIGYQKYKKIYDIAEDIAKQKGTELKKIDDFLTESEKKEIEEFIKETGFAPFFAQNCQLAAAAFKALGEDFEKELLKDVKIRGRMEKIAPNITIDVGHNPLAAEAIKTAVKKNSILVYNSFEDKDCKKVLSILKPVIKRVEILEIPNERAVDKELLVSVLNELDIDFCLFDKIDEKENYLVFGSFSVVEEFLRIYEKKIYNNNQ
- a CDS encoding M23 family metallopeptidase, encoding MKRRFTITISDVHGVKQYTLHQIIKKIALYLLGGLLAIILIGGITIFYLLKEVDRLEYKKKELLLENEVLKKSIEDKTKKLDEIGDKLEDIEKLIGLKPLPESSIVERIDTAALTSRELALIFANIPNGSPVEYRGISGSFGWRKHPIKKTKEFHRGIDLRAPMNTPVYAPADAVVEYAAKHKKSGFGKLVILDHNYGFRTFYGHLNKFAVKPGDFVKKGDIIGYTGNTGLSNGPHLHYEIRFIERVLNPYYFIKWNRSDFEYIFKKVRRVPWDSLVKTVTRSSLPKKQLSSKELTSEGR
- a CDS encoding bactofilin family protein, translated to MKIECALYLDGVYEGKIESSSSVVIGKKGKVTGEVYADKIIINGELKGMIDARSVEIMSEGRVFGEIVTDEIVIEPKGLFEGESKIRKNRKEVGDSGEDI